The sequence AGCATGAACCCGTCCCGGAAAATGTCTCGCAATAAGAACTCACCGCCCGGGAACCGCGCTGCCCGGCGAATTGGTGGAAACAGAAGTTGCGGCCGAATATTCTTATCGCTTGGAGCTTTCCCCAAACGGCAGCATCATCAGCCCATGAAATCAGCTGCCATGGGAACGCGCATCATCGATACCAGCAAACATATTTTCTCCTGCAGTTCGCCCGAAGGCTCCGCCCGCATCCCCGAGGAGTTGGGAAAGCTCGGAGAAGTGCGCTCCGGCGCCTTTTGAAGCACATCCTCGAATCGATCCACCCACATGCCGGCCCAACTGGACAAAGCCCATTGCTGGCACCCATTCACCCCTCAGGGCGAATGGTGCGCGCCGGGGCACGATCCCCTGATGATCGTCCGTGCGGAAGGCGTCTGGCTTCATGATGCGGAGGGTGGGCGATACCTCGACGGGAATTCCTCCATCTGGACGAACATCCACGGCCACTGCCGCCCGGAGATCGCGGCGGCCATCGCCGAACAGGCGGCCACGCTCGACCATTCCTCCTACCTCGGCCTCGGCCACCCGCTGGCTTCCGAGCTTGCTGCAAAACTTGTTTCCTATTTCCCCGCAAACTCACTGGAGCGGGTCTTCTTCTCCGACAACGGCTCGACCGCCGTGGAGGCCGCCCTGAAAATGTCGCTCCAGTCCCGCATGCAGACGGGCGAGGAAAAACGGACACGCTTCCTCGCCTTCGACAACGCCTACCATGGCGACACCCTCGGGGCCGCCTCGCTGGGCGGCGTGAACCGCTTCTTTTCCCGCTTCCGCAGCTACGGATTCGAAACGGAATTCCTCTCTTCCCTCCACGTCCTGGAATCCACGGATCCATCCACCGTGACGGCGGTCGTCATCGAGCCCCTCATCCAGGGCGTGAACGAAATGCGTCCCTGGCCACCCGGGATGCTCGCCCAATTGGGGGCATGGACATCGGCTAACGGCATCCACCTCATCCTCGACGAGGTCATGACAGGCTTCGGCCGCACCGGAGCCATGTTCGCCTGCCAGCGGGAAAACGTGATCCCGGATTTCCTCTGCCTCGCAAAAGGCCTAACCGGCGGCACCGTCCCCCTCGCAGCGACGCTCACGACGGATGCCGTTTACCGAACCTTCCTTGGCGGCAGGGAAAACGCATTCTACTATGGGCATAGTTACACGGCAAACCCTATCGGCTGCGCCGCCGCCCTCGCTTCCCTGGATCTCTTCGAGACAGACCGCACCCTCGAATCCATGCCCGAAAAAATTGCCGCCCTGGCCGGATCCCTCGCCGCCCTCCGCAAGCACCCCGCCGTCAAGGAAATCCGCCAATGCGGCCTCATCGCCGGCATCGAGCTGCACGATGGCATGGGCGAAACCGCCGCCACCGCCGCCCGCCGCCACGGACTCGTCACCCGCAACATCCTCAATACCATCGTGCTCATGCCTCCGCTCTGCATCACACCGGATGAGATCCGCTTCGCCTGCGAGGCGATCGGCAAAGGCATTGCCTTCGCACATGATCGCATTTCCCATCCGATCCATCCCGAAGAATGAAAACCACCGCCATCCTCGTCGCCGCCGGATCCAGCAGCCGCATGGGCTTCGACAAGCTCGCCGCCCCCCTCTCAGGCAAGCCCGTCCTCGCCCACACGCTCGATGCATTCCTCACCTGCCATGAAATCACGGAAATCATCGTGGTTTGTCCGGAAAAGCGTTTCTCCGAGCTGCTCGATCCGGCCACCTTCTGCAAACCCGTCCGCCGCATCGATGGCGGCACCGCCCGCCACCTCTCCGTCGCCAACGGCCTCGCCGCCGTCTCCCCGGATGCGGAGCTCGTCGCCGTCCACGACGCCGCCCGCCCCCTCGTCTCCCAAGCCGACATCCTCGCCACCATCGCCGCCGCCCAGGAACACGGAGCGGCATCCCTCGCCCGCCGTGTCACCGAGACCCTGAAACGCTCCGACGGAAACGATTTCACCACAGCCCCCGTCCCCCGTGAAAACCTCTGGTTCATGGAAACCCCGCAGATCTTCCACGCCGATCTCATCCGCTCCGCCTACGAGCGCATCCTGGAAAGCGACATCGAGGTCACCGACGAAAGCTCCGCCATCGAGGCCTACGGCGGAAAGGTGAAGCTCGTCCCCTCCACCTCGCCCAACCCCAAGATCACCACCCCCGCCGACCTCGCCGGAATCGTTCCGAAATTAGATTCTTCCACCGATCACTGATCACTTGGCACTTGGCACGGTTGGAAGCTAGGCTTCCAACCGTGCCCGCCACCTACTCCACACACGATCTTCCCGGCGGCCCGCGCCTTGCCCATGCCCATCTCCCGGAATCCGAGTGCGCCGCTCTCTCGATCTACCTCCCCGTCGGCTCCCGCGACGAAACCGGCAACATCCCCGCAGGCCTCGCGCATTTCTCAGAGCACATGGCGTTCAAGGGCACGAAGACCCGCTCGGCGAAACAACTGACCCTCGCCATCGAGTCCGGCGGCGGCCAGGCGAACGCCTGCACCTCGGAGGATCACACCGTTTACGAAGCCCAGGGCGAGGCGGAGCTCATGCCCGTCCTCATCGAAGTCCTCGCAGACATGGTCTGGCACTCCACCTTCCCGGAAAACGAGATAAACCTGGAGCGCGACGTCATCGGCGAGGAAATCACCATGATCCGCGAGTCGCCCTCCGACCACATCGGCGATCTGCTCGCCTCCGCCCTCTGGCCGGAACACCCCCTCGGCCAATCCATCTCCGGCTCGGTCGAATCCATAGAGAAAATCACCCGCTCCGGCCTCGTGAATTTCGCGAAGCAGCACCATTTCCGCAACGACCTCGTCATCGCCACCGCCGGCCCGATGGATGCCGATGAAATCCTCTCCGCACTCATCCCCCTCCTACCGAAAAAGTTCAGGAAACCGCCCCTGCGCCTCGGCTACACTCCTTCTTCCTCCCGGGAAATCATCGAGAACCGACCAACCGACCAACTCCAGCTCGCCCTCGCCTGGCACACCCCCGGCCGCCGCGCTGAAGAGCGCCATGCCCTGCGCCTGCTCTCACTCATCCTCGGCGAGTCCTCCTCCTCCCGCCTCTTCACCGAGCTGCGCGAGGAACGCGGCCTCTGCTACCAGGTAGGATCGGAGACATCCCTTTTCCACGAAACCGGAGCCCTCCAGATCGTCGCGGGCCTCGACCCCGACTCCCGCGAGGAATCCCTCGAAACCATTTTCAAGGAAACCGCAGACCTAGTCGCAAACGGCCCCCGCCCCGGCGAGCTCGAACGCGCCAAGCGCCTCGCCATCTCCCAATCCAAGCTCGCCTTCGAGTCCACTTCCTCCCACACCGCATGGGCCGGGGAAGGGCTCCTGTTTTTCAACCACATCCCCTCGCCGCAGGAAGCCCGGGAGAATCTCCTCGCCGTCACCGACGAGCAGATCCAGTCCATCGCCGCACAGATCTTTTCTCAAAACCCCGCGACTGCAGAGATCCGATCTTAGGAAAGCCGTCCTTCCAGGCGGCAGCAAAGCACCCAGCAAAATCCAGCCGCCTGGGAGGGCGGCTTTCCTTACTCGACAAGCCCGCGCCTCATGCCAAACTCTCCCGATGGAAATCATCGCGATCAAGCGCCCTCTGGAATCGGAGGGCATCCCGCCCCTGATCGAGGATCCCGAGGTGGCCATGGAAGTTTTCGCGGAGATACTCAAACGAGGAGCCATGTTTTACCCGGATGCCGATGACACTTCACAAGGACATCAGAGAATTCATCGAATTGTGCCTCTCGCGGAGAGTTGATTTTCTCCTCGTCGGCGGATACGCGCTCGCCTTCCACGGAGCGCCCCGTTTCACCGAGGACATCGACCTGATGGTGCTCGTATCGCCCGAAAACGCCGACAAGCTATTTGGTGTGCTCGAAACGTTCGGATTCGGAAGCGCCGGCATCACGCGGGAGGACTTCCTCGATGCCGGGCAGGTGATCCAGCTAGGCCGTGCCCCGAACCGCATCGACCTGCTCACCGGCATCAGCGGGGTCACATGGGACGAGGCATGGTCTTCCCGCGTCCCAATATCCCTCGACGGCTTTCCAATCCATGCCATCGGAAAGGAGCAACTCATCCGCAACAAGCAAGCCACCGGACGCCCACAGGATCTTGCGGATCTCGCACGCCTTCGGAAAGGCCAGCCCAACAATTGAATGCGGGGCTAGAGAGAAGCGCCCGGAACTTCCGGATGCCGGCGGAGCTTAATCGCACATGGTTTTCCGATTGCTGCTTGCCCTCACCCTAACCGCTGCCGCACACGATGTCGGCGGCAAAGGCCACCTCCACACCGCGCCCCAGCACATCGAAAAGCCGCGCATTGAGGACACCATCCAGGCCAACATTTACGCGGACAACTGGTTCGCCCTCTACATCAACGGCCAGCTTGTCGCCACCGACCCTATCCCTTTCATCCCGCATAACGTCGTCACCCTCGACATACTGCCGGAGTATCCCATGACGATCGCTGTCATGGCGCGCGACAATGCCGATCCCAAGACCGGCATGGAGTATGACAACACCAGCATTGGCGACGGCGGTTTCATCCTGAAATTCTCCGATGGCACCGTCACCACCGCATCATGGAAGGCGAAGGACTTCTTCCACGGCCCCATCAACTCGGACACCGCGAACCCGAAAGTCCGTGCAACCCCCATCCCGGAAAACTGGTTCGCCACCGACTTCGACGACTCTTCATGGGCGAATGCGAAGGAATTCACCGAACAGGAGATCGACCCGAAAAAGCCCTACTTCGACCATGATTTCAAAGGGGCGAAATGGATCTGGAGCGACGACCTCAAGCTCGATAACACAGTCATCTTCCGCACCCGGATCGCATCCGCTCCGGACGGCCGCAAGGCGAATCCAAACTGGCCAAAGGGACATATCCTCCCATCGGCAAGCTCCGCCCCTTTCCTAACTGCAGGCATCCAGGCACCCCATGATTTTTCGCACCGCCTCGATCCCTCCGCTCCGCCGCAAGCCAAGGCCTTCGCGCCTTTTGCCGAGTCGCTTGAGATCAAATGGGACGAGCGTTTCGTCATCGTCGGCACGAATTCGCTGCCCGATCACCCGATGATGAAAGGCATCACAGCATGGAACCAGCAGGTTCCCCTTCCCCAGGATTTCTTCGGTGAAAACGCATGGCACATCCCGCTCCATCCCGTCCCCTCGCCCAGCCCGGTCTCTGCGAAAACAAGCCTCTTCAAGGGAGCCATCGCCGTAGCAATCAACGGGGTTCCGATTTTCAACCCGATCAAGCAGGACGGCCGCACCGACACCAAGCTCGCCGGGGAACTCGATGAATACGGCGGCCATGCCGGACGCGCCGATGATTACCATTACCACCTCCCGCCCACTTTCCTGAGCAGGCTCGTCGGCGACACCCAGCCGATCGGCTTCGCAATGGACGGCTACCCGCTCTATGGCTTCAACGAACCCGACGGATCACCCGCCAAGGATCTCGATGCCTTCAACGGCCACGAACACGGCGTCCTCGGCTACCACTACCACTCCAGCTTAAACTACCCCTACCTCAACGGCGGGCTGAAAGGCCAGGTCGAGATCCGCGACGACCAGGTGGCCGACCAACCCCGCACCCAAGGCATCCGTCCCTACACCCAGCCCCTGCGCGGCGCGGCGATCACGGATTTTAGCAATCCGGAAGAGGGGCGCTACTCGCTCACCTACGAGCTCGGAGGGAAATCCCACCGCATCGACTACAGCACCAAACCGGAAGGCGGAGCCGACTTCGCATTCGTCGCGCCCGACGGCACCACGACCAAGGAATCCTACACACCGCACCAGCGCCGACCCGATGGTGAAAAGGGCGAAAGAAAACCGGGGGAAAAAGGCAAACGCCCACGTGACCGCCCCGAAGAACCGCGTGGAAAAGAGCAGGCGGGAGACGCACCGCGCACCCCATGGATCCTCGTCCACGCGCCGGAAATCGACGCCAACAAGGACGGCACCCTCACACTTGAAGAACTTCTCGCCGATGTAAAAGCGGTCTTCGATGGCTACGATGCGGACAAGGACGGTCACCTTACAGAACCCGGAATGACCCAAGGGAAAAGCGGCGTCCACTCCGCCCTGGACGGCTTCGTCAGGCAACACAACCTTGAGATGGACAGTGACGATGACTCCAAGGTCTCCGCCGCCGAAATGACAGGGCAATTCAAGCGGTTCCTGGACAAGAATGACGCCAACGGCGACGGGAAACTCAGCCCCGATGAGCTCAAGGTGGAAGGCGAAATCAAGCCGCGCTTACCGGATAAAAAGACACCCGCACAGCCGGATTCACCCAAGCCCCAATCATCCATCGGCAAGGGCAAACCCAACGTCATTTTCATCCTCATCGACGACATGGGCTGGAACGATGTCGGCTTCGCCGGAAACAAATCCATCGAAACCCCGAACATCGCCAAACTCGCCGCCGAGGGCATGCGTTTCAGCGCGGCCTACGCGCCGTCACCGGTCTGCTCGCCGACACGGATCAGCCTCCAGACAGGCATGAGCTGCGCGCGCCTCCAATGGACAAAAGCCTCCCCCGTGATGACCGCCACCGATGGCTACAAGCTCATCCCGCCGGCCCACAGAAGATCAATACGCGAGGACGAGACCACGGTCGCGGAACTCCTGAAAACCGCCGGCTACGCGACAGCCCACTACGGAAAGTGGCACTTGAACGGAGGCGGTCCGGAAAAACACGGCTACGACGAAAGCGACGGGGAAACGAGCAACGGCGACGCCGCACAGTTCAAGGGCGACAACCCGGTTGATATCGTGGGCATGGGCACACGCGCTGCCGCGTTCATGAAGAAATCGCACGAAGCCGGGAAGCCGTTCTTCATCCAGATGTCCTACCACGCCCTGCATTACCCGGAGAACGCGAACCCTAAAAGTGTCGAAAAATTCAAAGCGCTTCTTCCGAATGCCCCCGCGCACATCGTCCAGCGCGCCGCCATCACCTATGACCTCGACGCAGGCATAGGACAGATCCTCAAGGATCTCGACACCCTCGACCTCGCGAAAAACACTTGGGTGATTTACATGTCCGACAACGGAGCCGGAGGGAGCAAGGGTGGAAAAGGCGGTGGCAGGAGCATCCAGGGCGGAAAAGGCAGCCTCTGGGAAGGCGGCATCCGCGTCCCGCTGATCATCCGCGGCCCGGGAGTGGCTCCGGACAGCTGGTGCCACGGGCGGGTTGTCGGCTTCGATCTTTTCCCGACCTTCTGCGGACTCGCCGGGGTCACCGAACTGCCCAAGGACATCGATGGAGGCTCCATCCTTCCGCAGCTCAGAGGTTCGCAGGAGCCCGTGAAACGCCCCCGCGAGGAACTCGTCTTCCATTTCCCCCACTACCAGGGGGACACCCCGCATTCCGCCATCTACCTCGGCGATTTCAAGCTCATCCACTTCTACGAAACCGGCGAGAACAAGCTCTTCAACATCAGGGACGACATTGGGGAAAAGAGCGACATCTCAAAGGAAATGCCCGACAAGACAGCCGGGCTCTCGGCAAAGCTCAGCGCCTGCCTCACCGAGGTGAAGGCACAGCTCCCAACGGAGAACCCGCAGGCCGTTCCGGGAAAAATTCACACTGGTGAAAAGGGCGACAAGAAGGAAGGCAAAGGGAAAAAGCGCAAGTAGGATTCGACAGCCCGGCGGGGATCACTAAAAAGGATGCGATTCCCACCGAAGTGACCTTTCCATGCCTTTCCGCCCCTTCACATCCGTCCACTACATCACACTCGCCGTTGGCTTTGCGATCACGGCGCTGGTGATCCTTTGCGCGAAGCGGTCGGAGAAAAACGAGCGCTTTGCCACCGCGATCCTGGCGTTCCTGAACCTCTCCGCCTACCCCTTCGCCCTCTTCGCATGGCACAACCACCCCCGCGCCCTCGATAACGTCCTGCCGCTCCACCTCTGCGACCTTGCTGCCATCGTGGCGGGCTTCGCGCTTTTTACGAGAAAGCCTTTCCTCCTCACCCTCACCTACTTCTGGGGGCTCGCCGCCACTCTCCAGGCACTCCTCACCCCCGCCATCACCATCGGGCCTCCTTCCCTTCCCTTCATCCATTTCTTCGTCCAGCACTTCGCCATCGTCGCCGCCGCACTCTACATCCCGCTCGTCCTGAAATGGCGGCCGGAGGCGCCTTGGTGGAAATCGCCGCTCAAGGTTTTCGGGATCTCCGTCGCCTACCAAGGGGTCGCCCTGCTTGTCAACATGGCCCTGAAAACCAACTTCGCCTTCGCCTCCCGCCCACCGGACAACCCCTCCCTCATCGACCACCTCGGGCCGTGGCCGGTTTACCTGTTCGCGATGCAAGGCCTGGCGTTTGTCCTGTTCATCCTGCTCGCACTGCCTTTCAAAACCGGTAGGCCCGAGCCGTGAAAGCCCGCACCGCACCAATCCCCCCCCTTGCCTTTGCCGACTGGGCGGGTAGGTTCCTAACACATGAAAACCACCTTCTTGCTCCTGATGCCCGTCTTTGCGCTCGTTTCCTGCGCACCCTCCCTCCCCTCGACAGGATTTCTCGGAGAGGATGACAAGAAGCTGACCGCCGACAAAAGCCTGCCTTTCCAGAGATCCTGGCGGAAGGCCGATGCGGATCTCAGCAAATATTCGAAGATCGAAGTCGTGCCCATCAGGACCGACAAACTCCGCTCCCTCGACAACAGCCTCAACGCCGTGAATTTCCGTAACATCGGGGACCAGTATTCCAAAGACGTGGCCAAGCTTGCGGACGGCACGACGGAAGCTTTCAGGAAAGAACTCGACGAACTCCCGGGACGCAGTGCCACCATCGTTTCCAAGCCTTCGAAATCCCGCAACACGCTGGTTCTTGAAACGAATCTCGTGGAGGCGATTCCCGGGCGCCCTTCGGCGAAAATCGCGAACCTTGCGGTCCCTCTTGTCGGGATCCTCAGTCAGCCCTCGATCGCCATAGAGGGTCGCCTCCGGGACGCAAGATCGGGGGAAACCCTGCTTGCCTTCGCGGACAACGAAACCCCGGAAGCGAGCATCATCGATGCGCAAAGCTTCACTTTCTACGGCACCCTCCGCCGCGAGGCGGAAAAGTGGGCTTCCCAGCTCGCGGAAATCATCGAAGGCTCGACGGATGTGAAAGACCCCTTCTTTTTCAGGCCGGTTGACTGGTGAAATCGAATCTATCTTCAGGCCTGATCCTCCTGAATGATCGGAGTTTTTCTGATCGTATCCCGGAGCCATCCGCCACAATCTCCTGCATGCTCTCCATACTCACATGCCGCAGCAAGTTGCCCTGGCTGATCATTTCCCTCGCTTCCTCCCTATCCGCATTCGCCGTCACTGACGAGCCCCCCCCGAAAACAGAAGGCACAGCCAACCCCGAAGCCATCCCTGCGGAAACCTCGGAAGAAGCCATTCTCTCCACCATCCAATACCCGCAGGAAATGGAAGCGAAGCTTTTCGCCCGCGAGCCCAACGTCCAGGATCCCACCGCTATCACCTTCGACGGGCAGAACCGACTCTACATCGCCGAGACACACCGCTTCGAGCGCGGCGTGGAGGACAACCGCCGCAACCCATGGGTCGCCGACGACTACCAGCTCACCACCACCGCCGGGCGTCTGGAGATGTACAAGAAATACGCGGATAAGAAACCGCTCTCCTATTTCACCGAATACTCGGAGAAAATCCGCGTGGTCGAGGATCGCGACGGCGATGGCAAAGCCGACCACTCCCAGATCTTCGCGGACGGCTTCAACGATCCGCTGGATGGCACGGCGGCGGGCGTGATGGAGCTCGACGGCAAAATCTACTTCGCCTGCATCCCGCACGTCTGGCTGTTAGAGGATACCGATGGTGATCTCGCCGCAGACAACCGCGAGTCCCTGCAGGAAGGCTACGGCATTTCCGTGAGCCTCAGCGGCCACGACCTCAACGGCTTCGTCCTCGGCCCCGACAACCGCATCTACTTCACCATCGGCGACAGAGGCTACAACCTCAAAACCAAGGACGGCCGCCACCTCTACAGCCAGTACGAGGGCGCCGTGTTCCGCATGGAGCGCGATGGCAGCGGGCTGGAGGTGATCCACACGGGTTTGCGCAACCCCAAGGAGGTCGCGTTCGATCGCTACGGGAACCTGTTTTCCGTCGATAACGAGGCTGACATGCAGGACATGGCCCGCGTCGTTGATGTCGTGGAAGGCGCCCACTCCGGCTGGCAGCGCGGCCACCAGGCGTTCCAGAAATTCACGAACCTGATCTACGGCACCAGCCGCCACGATACGAACTGGATGAGGGAACGCCACTGGGATCCAGACAGCGAGCTCCGCCCGCGCGCCATACTCGCCCCGGCCGGATGGGTCGCCAAGGGACCCTCCGGCCTCGCCTACAACCCCGGCACCGGCCTCGCGGAAAAATGGGACAACCATTTCTTCGTCTGCGATTTCGTCGGCGCGAACAGCGCGGTGATCGGTTTCCGCATGGAGCCGAACGGCGCGGGCTTCAAGGTTGAGAAGAAGGAAAATTTTGTCTCCGGGATGCTCTGCACGGACATCGAGTTCGGCTACGACAGCAAGGCTTACGTCACCGATTATGTCGGCAGCTGGCCCACGCATGGATTCGGAAACGTCTTCACCTTCGAGGATCCGAAGGAAACCGCGAAGCCGGAGACCAAGGAAGTCCGCGGAATTTTCGCGAAAGGTTTCAACAAGCTGCCCGCACAGGAACTCGCCGGCCTCCTCCGCCATCCCGACATGCGCGTCCGCCTCCGCGCCCAGGTCGCCCTTTCTGATGATGTCCAGAACCGCGACCTCCTCCTCGCAGCCACCGCCTCAACCGAGCCCCTCACCACCCGCCTCCACGGTGTCTGGGGGCTGGGGAACCTCGCCCGGCTCAAAAAGGACACGCAATCGGCGGAACAACTCGCCGCACTCTGCTCGGATGATGACTCCAAGGTGCGCGGCCAAGCCGTCAAGGCGCTGGGGGACTCCGGCCACCGGGAAGACCTCGATGCCATTCTTGGATGCCTCGCCGATTCCGACCTCCGCACCCGCATGCTCGCGGCGATCGCCACCGGAAAGCTCGGCACCAGGTCACAGATTCCCATACTGATGGCTGTCGCGAAGGACAACGACGACAGGGACGAATACCTCCGCCACGGCGTCGTACAGGGATTGATCGGGATCGGGGATGCGGATCTGGTCCATGCCTTTGCCAACAGCGAGTCCCCCGCCATCCGCCGTGCGGTGGTGCTCGCCCTACGCCGCTTCGGCGACGGCCGCATCGGCCATTTCCTCAAGGACACGGATCTCTCCATCGCCGTCGAAACCGTGCAGGCGATCAACGACAATTACATCGAGGGCGCCCGCCAAGACCTCGCCGCCGCAACCCACCTCCTCGGCAAATCCACATGGGCCGTCGATCTGCGCATCCTCAACGCCATGATCCGCGCCGGGGGCGATGACAATGCCCGCCGCCTCATCGAGGTCGCATCTAACAAATCGCTTTCCGAAAACGCCCGCACTGAGGCGCTCTGGCTGCTCGGTCGTTTCGAGAAATCACCGCCCACCGATCCGACCACCGGCATGTATCGCCCCATCAAAGGGCAGCAGCCGCTGGGCAAGGAAGTCCGTGGGGAAATCCACGACGCATTGCTTCCGCTGCTCGCCAACAGCACAGGCAACCTGCTTGTCGAAGCCCTCGGCCTAGCCGGGAAATTCGGCGTTGAAATCCCCACCAAAACCCTCATGGGTCAGCTCACCGGCGCGAAAAACCCCTTGCAGGTCAGGCTCGCCGCACTGGGGAAACTCGAAAAGGAAAAGCCCTCCGGTTTCACAGAAACCCTTGTTGGATTGACCGCTGACAGCGATCCCAAGATGCGCGCCGCCGCACTTCAAGCGCTCGGGCGCATCTCCCCGGAAGAGGCCTTCGGGGTGATTGGGAACATCCTTGCCTCGGGGGAACCCTCCGATCAGCAGCTCGCCATCGCCTTGCTCGGAACGCTCGCCCATCCGCAGGCACCTGCCACCCTCCTCAACCTGATGCAGGATCTGAAGAACCAGCCGCCCGCCATCCACCTCGACATCATCGAGGCCGCAACGAAACACGGCGGCCCCGAGCTCGATATGGCGGTTGCGGATCATGAGGCGGGCATCGACAAGGGCGATCCCCTCGCGGCCTTCCAAGTCGCACTGGAAGGCGGCAACCCGGAGAACGGTAGAAGCATTTTCTTCAACAACGGCTCAGCCAACTGCCGCCAGTGCCATAAGGTCGGCGAGCGCGGAGGCGATGCCGGCCCGAACATGGCAGGGATAGGCGGCCGCCACGAATCCGCCTACATCCTGGAGTCCATCGTCAACCCCAGCGCCAAGCTCGCGGCAGGATATTCCGCCATCGCGGTGACCATGAAGGGCGGGAAAATCGTCGCCGGCCTGCTGGTGAGCGAGAACGAGGACGAGGTCGTCGTCAGGAACATGGAGACAAACGAGGAAACCGTCTGCAAGCGCACGGACATCGTCTCCATACCGCCAGCCATTTCCACCATGCCCCCCATGGGCCTGATCCTGAAAAAGACCGAGATCCGGGATCTGGTGGCCTTCCTGTCCTCGCTGAAGTAACCGGCCTCTGGTTTTTGCTCGCGCCGTGTGGAGGAAGGCTCAGAACCATTCCTTTTTGCCGACCACATACGTCTTCACGAACTCGGAATCCGTCTTGGTCAGGTAAAGGATGCCTTCGATGAGTCCCACGATGCCGACGGCCATGGT comes from Akkermansiaceae bacterium and encodes:
- the bioA gene encoding adenosylmethionine--8-amino-7-oxononanoate transaminase, which codes for MPAQLDKAHCWHPFTPQGEWCAPGHDPLMIVRAEGVWLHDAEGGRYLDGNSSIWTNIHGHCRPEIAAAIAEQAATLDHSSYLGLGHPLASELAAKLVSYFPANSLERVFFSDNGSTAVEAALKMSLQSRMQTGEEKRTRFLAFDNAYHGDTLGAASLGGVNRFFSRFRSYGFETEFLSSLHVLESTDPSTVTAVVIEPLIQGVNEMRPWPPGMLAQLGAWTSANGIHLILDEVMTGFGRTGAMFACQRENVIPDFLCLAKGLTGGTVPLAATLTTDAVYRTFLGGRENAFYYGHSYTANPIGCAAALASLDLFETDRTLESMPEKIAALAGSLAALRKHPAVKEIRQCGLIAGIELHDGMGETAATAARRHGLVTRNILNTIVLMPPLCITPDEIRFACEAIGKGIAFAHDRISHPIHPEE
- the ispD gene encoding 2-C-methyl-D-erythritol 4-phosphate cytidylyltransferase — protein: MKTTAILVAAGSSSRMGFDKLAAPLSGKPVLAHTLDAFLTCHEITEIIVVCPEKRFSELLDPATFCKPVRRIDGGTARHLSVANGLAAVSPDAELVAVHDAARPLVSQADILATIAAAQEHGAASLARRVTETLKRSDGNDFTTAPVPRENLWFMETPQIFHADLIRSAYERILESDIEVTDESSAIEAYGGKVKLVPSTSPNPKITTPADLAGIVPKLDSSTDH
- a CDS encoding insulinase family protein, whose amino-acid sequence is MPATYSTHDLPGGPRLAHAHLPESECAALSIYLPVGSRDETGNIPAGLAHFSEHMAFKGTKTRSAKQLTLAIESGGGQANACTSEDHTVYEAQGEAELMPVLIEVLADMVWHSTFPENEINLERDVIGEEITMIRESPSDHIGDLLASALWPEHPLGQSISGSVESIEKITRSGLVNFAKQHHFRNDLVIATAGPMDADEILSALIPLLPKKFRKPPLRLGYTPSSSREIIENRPTDQLQLALAWHTPGRRAEERHALRLLSLILGESSSSRLFTELREERGLCYQVGSETSLFHETGALQIVAGLDPDSREESLETIFKETADLVANGPRPGELERAKRLAISQSKLAFESTSSHTAWAGEGLLFFNHIPSPQEARENLLAVTDEQIQSIAAQIFSQNPATAEIRS
- a CDS encoding nucleotidyl transferase AbiEii/AbiGii toxin family protein, giving the protein MTLHKDIREFIELCLSRRVDFLLVGGYALAFHGAPRFTEDIDLMVLVSPENADKLFGVLETFGFGSAGITREDFLDAGQVIQLGRAPNRIDLLTGISGVTWDEAWSSRVPISLDGFPIHAIGKEQLIRNKQATGRPQDLADLARLRKGQPNN
- a CDS encoding sulfatase-like hydrolase/transferase, producing the protein MVFRLLLALTLTAAAHDVGGKGHLHTAPQHIEKPRIEDTIQANIYADNWFALYINGQLVATDPIPFIPHNVVTLDILPEYPMTIAVMARDNADPKTGMEYDNTSIGDGGFILKFSDGTVTTASWKAKDFFHGPINSDTANPKVRATPIPENWFATDFDDSSWANAKEFTEQEIDPKKPYFDHDFKGAKWIWSDDLKLDNTVIFRTRIASAPDGRKANPNWPKGHILPSASSAPFLTAGIQAPHDFSHRLDPSAPPQAKAFAPFAESLEIKWDERFVIVGTNSLPDHPMMKGITAWNQQVPLPQDFFGENAWHIPLHPVPSPSPVSAKTSLFKGAIAVAINGVPIFNPIKQDGRTDTKLAGELDEYGGHAGRADDYHYHLPPTFLSRLVGDTQPIGFAMDGYPLYGFNEPDGSPAKDLDAFNGHEHGVLGYHYHSSLNYPYLNGGLKGQVEIRDDQVADQPRTQGIRPYTQPLRGAAITDFSNPEEGRYSLTYELGGKSHRIDYSTKPEGGADFAFVAPDGTTTKESYTPHQRRPDGEKGERKPGEKGKRPRDRPEEPRGKEQAGDAPRTPWILVHAPEIDANKDGTLTLEELLADVKAVFDGYDADKDGHLTEPGMTQGKSGVHSALDGFVRQHNLEMDSDDDSKVSAAEMTGQFKRFLDKNDANGDGKLSPDELKVEGEIKPRLPDKKTPAQPDSPKPQSSIGKGKPNVIFILIDDMGWNDVGFAGNKSIETPNIAKLAAEGMRFSAAYAPSPVCSPTRISLQTGMSCARLQWTKASPVMTATDGYKLIPPAHRRSIREDETTVAELLKTAGYATAHYGKWHLNGGGPEKHGYDESDGETSNGDAAQFKGDNPVDIVGMGTRAAAFMKKSHEAGKPFFIQMSYHALHYPENANPKSVEKFKALLPNAPAHIVQRAAITYDLDAGIGQILKDLDTLDLAKNTWVIYMSDNGAGGSKGGKGGGRSIQGGKGSLWEGGIRVPLIIRGPGVAPDSWCHGRVVGFDLFPTFCGLAGVTELPKDIDGGSILPQLRGSQEPVKRPREELVFHFPHYQGDTPHSAIYLGDFKLIHFYETGENKLFNIRDDIGEKSDISKEMPDKTAGLSAKLSACLTEVKAQLPTENPQAVPGKIHTGEKGDKKEGKGKKRK
- a CDS encoding TIGR02206 family membrane protein; this translates as MPFRPFTSVHYITLAVGFAITALVILCAKRSEKNERFATAILAFLNLSAYPFALFAWHNHPRALDNVLPLHLCDLAAIVAGFALFTRKPFLLTLTYFWGLAATLQALLTPAITIGPPSLPFIHFFVQHFAIVAAALYIPLVLKWRPEAPWWKSPLKVFGISVAYQGVALLVNMALKTNFAFASRPPDNPSLIDHLGPWPVYLFAMQGLAFVLFILLALPFKTGRPEP
- a CDS encoding DUF3313 family protein, with the translated sequence MKTTFLLLMPVFALVSCAPSLPSTGFLGEDDKKLTADKSLPFQRSWRKADADLSKYSKIEVVPIRTDKLRSLDNSLNAVNFRNIGDQYSKDVAKLADGTTEAFRKELDELPGRSATIVSKPSKSRNTLVLETNLVEAIPGRPSAKIANLAVPLVGILSQPSIAIEGRLRDARSGETLLAFADNETPEASIIDAQSFTFYGTLRREAEKWASQLAEIIEGSTDVKDPFFFRPVDW